A region of Plectropomus leopardus isolate mb chromosome 16, YSFRI_Pleo_2.0, whole genome shotgun sequence DNA encodes the following proteins:
- the pigh gene encoding phosphatidylinositol N-acetylglucosaminyltransferase subunit H: MEDEAFTDIRGKTISLDCQSHSSLCREFTVSVPKVSIGKVVVYTCCVWLLAYAVFFITENTAVLSSAILVTLGGMMLHIHFVKVDHESLLVIGSLGIQVTSSYASGRETTTFIEMSNIKDIVINEAIYMHQIIYYLCVLLKDPSDPNAVSSVVPLFQSSKPRLNCLVKVYKSCQEILSKC, from the exons ATGGAAGATGAGGCCTTCACTGACATCAGAGGCAAAACCATATCCCTGGACTGTCAGAGTCACTCCAGTCTGTGCAGGGAGTTCACTGTCAGCGTCCCCAAAGTGTCCATCGGTAAGGTGGTGGTGTACACCTGCTGTGTGTGGCTGCTGGCCTACGCTGTGTTTTTCATCACAGAG AACACCGCAGTTCTGTCCAGTGCTATATTAGTCACTCTGGGCGGCATGATGCTTCACATCCACTTTGTGAAGGTCGACCACGAGTCCCTGCTTGTCATCGGCTCGTTGGGCATACAGGTGACCTCCAGTTACGCCTCAGGCCGCGAGACCACCACGTTCATCGAGATGAGCAACATCAAGGATATTGTCATCAATGAGGCTATTTACATG catcaGATCATCTACTACCTTTGTGTGCTGTTGAAGGACCCTTCAGATCCTAACGCTGTGTCAAGTGTCGTGCCATTGTTTCAG agCTCAAAGCCAAGGCTCAACTGCTTGGTGAAAGTTTACAAAAGCTGTCAGGAGATACTTTCAAAGTGCTGA